From Watersipora subatra chromosome 2, tzWatSuba1.1, whole genome shotgun sequence, one genomic window encodes:
- the LOC137387289 gene encoding zinc finger protein 26-like isoform X1: MEALLVKSIPATDGWSDSLYSTDIEVKMEPEGSSVNTNSDKVVANVRTESDDGADNLNPIVVADVRTGSDDGADTPYPIVVAEVKTEPDDGADNLYPIVFAEVRTESDDGADNLYPTVVPDVKTEPGSDDDADNLYPSDTELNLEPESPLINTNRDEGEYCGSFTHCSTRKKNMETHNRDKPFQCAMCSSRFSQRSHLTEHMRTHTGEKPFQCQMCRSSFARRSNLTRHMRMHTGEKPFQCKMCDSSFVQSGHLKIHMGTHTGEKQFQCKMCSRRFANYGHLTSHMRTHTGEKPFECEICSKRFAQNSYLKIHMRTHTGEKPFQCEMCSSTFARHDSFLDHMRTHTGEKPYQCKVCNSSFALRSGLRRHVRIHTEEKPFQCKICSSGFFERSHLKIHMRTHTGEKPFQCKMCSSSFTVHSHLTSHIRTHTGEKPFECEICSKRFAQNSHLTGHMRTHTGEKPFRCEICDSSFVQRSSLKVHMMTHTGNKPFQCKVCSSNFANHSNLTNHMRTHTGEKPFECEICSSSFALRSDLTRHMRIHTGEKPFQCKICSSGFVQRSNLKTHMRTHTGEKPFQCKMCSSKFAGHSHLTRHMRTHTGEKPFECEICNRKFAQSSHLTGHMRTHTGEKPFQCEMCSSTFARQDSLLDHMRTHTGEKPFHCKMCSSSFALRSGLTSHMRIHTGEKPFQCNICSSKFAQSSHLTIHMRIHTGEKPFQCKICSRRFAQHSNLTEHIRTHT, translated from the exons ATGGAAGCTTTGCTAGTAAAATCGATCCCAGCAACAGATGGTTGGAGTGACAGTCTCTATTCAACCG ATATCGAGGTTAAAATGGAACCTGAAGGTTCATCAGTCAACACAAACAGCGATAAAG TAGTTGCAAACGTGAGAACAGAATCTGATGATGGTGCTGATAATCTCAACCCAATTG TAGTAGCAGATGTGAGAACAGGATCTGATGATGGTGCTGATACTCCCTACCCAATTG TGGTTGCAGAAGTGAAAACAGAACCTGATGATGGTGCTGACAACCTCTACCCAATTG TATTCGCAGAGGTGAGAACAGAATCTGATGATGGTGCAGATAATCTCTACCCAACTG TAGTCCCGGACGTGAAAACGGAACCAGGATCTGATGATGATGCTGATAATCTTTACCCAAGcg ACACTGAACTTAATCTAGAACCAGAGAGTCCTTTAATCAACACAAACAGGGATgaag GTGAATATTGCGGTAGCTTCACTCACTGCAGTACGCGGAAAAAAAACATGGAGACTCATAATAGAGATAAGCCGTTTCAGTGTGCGATGTGCAGTAGCAGGTTTTCTCAGCGCAGTCATCTGACAGAacacatgaggactcacactggagaaaaACCGTTTCAATGCCAGATGTGCCGTAGTAGCTTTGCTCGACGCAGTAATCTAACAAGACACATGAGAATgcatactggagaaaaaccgTTTCAATGCAAGATGTGTGATAGTAGCTTTGTCCAAAGCGGTCACTTAAAAATTCACATggggactcatactggagagaagcaATTTCAGTGTAAGATGTGCAGTAGAAGGTTTGCTAATTATGGTCATCTAACAAGTCACATGAGAACccatactggagaaaaaccatttgAATGCGAGATTTGCAGTAAAAGGTTTGCACAAAACAGCTATCTGAAAAttcacatgaggactcatactggagagaagccgTTTCAGTGCGAAATGTGCAGTAGTACTTTTGCTCGTCACGATAGTTTTCTAGACCACATGAGGACccatactggagaaaaaccataCCAATGCAAGGTGTGTAATAGTAGCTTTGCTCTACGTAGTGGTCTAAGAAGACACGTGAGGATTCATACTGAAGAAAAACCATTTCAATGCAAGATTTGCAGTAGTGGCTTTTTCGAACGCAGTCATTTAAAAAttcacatgaggactcatactggagagaagccatttcagtgtaagatGTGCAGCAGTAGTTTTACTGTTCATAGTCATCTAACGAGTCATATaaggactcatactggagaaaaaccatttgAATGCGAGATTTGCAGTAAAAGGTTTGCGCAGAACAGTCATCTAACAGGACAtatgaggactcatactggagagaagccattccGATGCGAGATATGCGATAGCAGCTTTGTCCAACGCAGTAGTCTAAAAGTTCACATGATGACTCATACTGGAAATAAGCCATTTCAATGTAAGGTGTGTAGTAGCAATTTTGCTAATCATAGTAATCTAACTAAtcacatgaggactcatactggagaaaaaccatttgAATGCGAGATTTGTAGTAGTAGTTTTGCTCTACGTAGTGATCTAACACGACACATGAGGattcatactggagaaaaaccatttCAATGCAAGATTTGCAGTAGTGGTTTTGTCCAACGAAGTAATCTAAAAACtcacatgaggactcataccggtgagaagccatttcaatgtAAGATGTGCAGTAGTAAGTTTGCTGGTCATAGTCATCTAACAAgacacatgaggactcatactggagaaaaaccatttgAATGTGAGATTTGCAATAGAAAGTTTGCGCAGAGCAGTCATCTAACAGgacacatgaggactcatactggagagaagccatttcagtgtgAAATGTGCAGTAGTACTTTTGCTCGTCAGGATAGTCTTTTAGAccacatgaggactcatacgGGAGAAAAACCATTCCATTGCAAAATGTGTAGTAGTAGCTTTGCCCTACGTAGTGGTTTAACAAGTCACATGAGGattcatactggagaaaaaccgTTCCAATGCAACATTTGCAGTAGTAAGTTTGCGCAGAGCAGCCATCTAACAATTCACATGAGGattcatactggagaaaaaccgTTCCAATGCAAGATTTGTAGTCGTAGGTTTGCGCAGCACAGTAATCTAACAGAACACATCCGAACTCATACTTGA